The Harpia harpyja isolate bHarHar1 chromosome 13, bHarHar1 primary haplotype, whole genome shotgun sequence genome contains a region encoding:
- the R3HCC1 gene encoding R3H and coiled-coil domain-containing protein 1 isoform X1 — MCPCPFAGLPSAATLALRCMDGVFLSPNEDEFVGRIAEELEHFMLQGQHHRVLLFPPLSSRLRYLIHRTVDNVDLLSSFSVGEGWRRRTVICHSAVRLPSETGDQKPSSNPPRPHRPPQPWGRGGRGGRLRHGGEMHGDNSRACVGSGRIKRPPRKKPDKALYVPKAMRKKAEWGEQESLVAAGTESGGNMAREEEICPKASVRDAQEELGKSEGSPGGVSLALGKQQEPGEECVSGKNNDDANSECPPCCMDVPLLENSNDFSGQESQDKDCSDSLTSVHSKSPTEAEEQDLSCDNTVIPEDSKILCQLQAEDQNSWDAGVLECGKNSSLSESRGNNCCTDPAIAESSAASLVLENQGKSCAAAKSLESGGNVSPPEEQGKDFVNAGVVEGGESFSELESQDQECPSAAQVERTQCQNPLEAQNEPLATPEPVCGADPSAPENQNELWEDAPLQNRSGKVPVAEEEDKECSGLADALRRELHLSAGDKEESAAVCGQGSLEDDCTAELFAEIVGYLTVKDISIEKISFDYSNYGDAQLSEGDFGHVTEIYDFSPSLKTEHLLEVFSDFHESGFKIQWVDDTHALGIFSSLSTASQALGRRYPSLKIRPLIHATKQSKIKALQRPKLLHLAKERPQTDTAVAKRLVTRALGLKHKQQGVLGTEMLLPESLDQEE; from the exons ATGTGTCCCTGTCCCTTCGCAGGCCTCCCGTCCGCTGCCACCCTGGCGCTGCGCTGCATGGATGGCGTTTTCCTCTCGCCCAACGAGGATGAGTTCGTGGGCAGGATCGCCGAGGAGCTGGAGCATTTCATGCTGCAAGGGCAGCACCACAG AGTGCTCCTGTTTCCCCCCCTGTCCAGTCGCCTCAGGTACCTGATCCATCGGACCGTGGACAATGTGGATTTGTTGAGCAGcttttctgtgggagaaggatggaggaggaggacggtCATCTGTCACTCGGCCGTAAG GCTGCCCAGCGAGACTGGCGACCAAAAACCCAGCAGCAACCCCCCGAGACCGCATCGACCTCCGCagccgtggggccgggggggccgagGCGGCAGGCTGCGGCACGGCGGGGAGATGCACGGAGACAACTCTCGAGCTTGCGTGGGGTCCGGCAGGATAAAAAGGCCACCCAGGAAGAAGCCAGATAAAGCGCTGTACGTCCCCAAGGCGATGCGCAAGAAGGCAGAATGGGGGGAGCAGGAGAGCCTGGTGGCAGCTGGCACTGAGTCAGGTGGGAATATGGCACGGGAAGAAGAGATCTGCCCTAAAGCGTCAGTCAGGGATGCCCAGGAGGAACTGGGCAAGTCTGAAGGCAGCCCAGGTGGTGTCTCCTTGGCCCTTGGCAAGCAACAGGAGCCTGGCGAAGAgtgtgtttcaggaaaaaataatgatgatgCAAACAGCGAATGTCCTCCATGTTGTATGGATGTCCCGTTGTTAGAGAATAGTAACGATTTCTCTGGGCAGGAAAGTCAGGATAAAGACTGTTCAGATTCCCTTACTTCTGTACACAGTAAAAGCCCAACTGAAGCAGAAGAGCAAGACTTGAGCTGCGACAACACTGTCATACCAGAAGACAGCAAAATCCTGTGCCAACTGCAAGCTGAAGACCAAAACAGCTGGGATGCCGGTGTATTGGAGTGCGGCAAAAACTCCTCCCTATCAGAAAGTCGTGGCAATAACTGCTGTACAGACCCGGCTATAGCAGAATCGAGTGCAGCGTCGCTGGTGCtggaaaaccaaggaaagagctgcgCTGCTGCCAAGAGCCTGGAGAGCGGTGGAAACGTGTCACCGCCTGAAGAACAGGGCAAGGACTTTGTGAATGCTGGCGTGGTGGAGGGAGGCGAGAGTTTCTCCGAACTGGAAAGCCAAGATCAAGAGTGCCCCAGCGCTGCCCAGGTGGAGCGTACCCAATGCCAGAACCCTCTAGAAGCCCAAAATGAGCCTCTGGCCACACCTGAGCCGGTCTGTGGTGCTGACCCGTCAGCTCCTGAGAACCAGAATGAGCTCTGGGAGGATGCTCCCCTGCAGAACCGCAGTGGGAAGGTGCCCGTGGCAGAAGAGGAGGACAAGGAGTGTTCAGGCTTGGCCGATGCGCTGCGTCGTGAGCTGCATTTGTCCGCAGGCGATAAAGAGGAGAGCGCGGCCGTCTGCGGACAGGGGAGCCTTGAGGACGACTGTACCGCAGAGCTCTTCGCAGAG atTGTGGGTTATTTAACCGTGAAGGACATAAGCATTGAGAAGATCAGCTTTGATTATTCCAACTACGGAGATGCACAGCTCAGCGAGGGGGATTTTGGCCACGTAACTGAAATCTATGACTTCTCCCCATCGCTGAAAACGGAGCATCTGTTAGAAGTGTTCTCGGATTTCCA CGAGAGTGGCTTCAAAATCCAGTGGGTGGATGATACGCACGCCCTGGGAATCTTCTCCAGCCTGTCTACAG CATCTCAAGCCCTGGGGCGACGTTATCCTTCTTTAAAGATCCGACCATTGATCCATGCAACAAAGCAGTCTAAAATCAAGGCACTTCAGCGACCAA
- the R3HCC1 gene encoding R3H and coiled-coil domain-containing protein 1 isoform X2, with protein MDGVFLSPNEDEFVGRIAEELEHFMLQGQHHRVLLFPPLSSRLRYLIHRTVDNVDLLSSFSVGEGWRRRTVICHSAVRLPSETGDQKPSSNPPRPHRPPQPWGRGGRGGRLRHGGEMHGDNSRACVGSGRIKRPPRKKPDKALYVPKAMRKKAEWGEQESLVAAGTESGGNMAREEEICPKASVRDAQEELGKSEGSPGGVSLALGKQQEPGEECVSGKNNDDANSECPPCCMDVPLLENSNDFSGQESQDKDCSDSLTSVHSKSPTEAEEQDLSCDNTVIPEDSKILCQLQAEDQNSWDAGVLECGKNSSLSESRGNNCCTDPAIAESSAASLVLENQGKSCAAAKSLESGGNVSPPEEQGKDFVNAGVVEGGESFSELESQDQECPSAAQVERTQCQNPLEAQNEPLATPEPVCGADPSAPENQNELWEDAPLQNRSGKVPVAEEEDKECSGLADALRRELHLSAGDKEESAAVCGQGSLEDDCTAELFAEIVGYLTVKDISIEKISFDYSNYGDAQLSEGDFGHVTEIYDFSPSLKTEHLLEVFSDFHESGFKIQWVDDTHALGIFSSLSTASQALGRRYPSLKIRPLIHATKQSKIKALQRPKLLHLAKERPQTDTAVAKRLVTRALGLKHKQQGVLGTEMLLPESLDQEE; from the exons ATGGATGGCGTTTTCCTCTCGCCCAACGAGGATGAGTTCGTGGGCAGGATCGCCGAGGAGCTGGAGCATTTCATGCTGCAAGGGCAGCACCACAG AGTGCTCCTGTTTCCCCCCCTGTCCAGTCGCCTCAGGTACCTGATCCATCGGACCGTGGACAATGTGGATTTGTTGAGCAGcttttctgtgggagaaggatggaggaggaggacggtCATCTGTCACTCGGCCGTAAG GCTGCCCAGCGAGACTGGCGACCAAAAACCCAGCAGCAACCCCCCGAGACCGCATCGACCTCCGCagccgtggggccgggggggccgagGCGGCAGGCTGCGGCACGGCGGGGAGATGCACGGAGACAACTCTCGAGCTTGCGTGGGGTCCGGCAGGATAAAAAGGCCACCCAGGAAGAAGCCAGATAAAGCGCTGTACGTCCCCAAGGCGATGCGCAAGAAGGCAGAATGGGGGGAGCAGGAGAGCCTGGTGGCAGCTGGCACTGAGTCAGGTGGGAATATGGCACGGGAAGAAGAGATCTGCCCTAAAGCGTCAGTCAGGGATGCCCAGGAGGAACTGGGCAAGTCTGAAGGCAGCCCAGGTGGTGTCTCCTTGGCCCTTGGCAAGCAACAGGAGCCTGGCGAAGAgtgtgtttcaggaaaaaataatgatgatgCAAACAGCGAATGTCCTCCATGTTGTATGGATGTCCCGTTGTTAGAGAATAGTAACGATTTCTCTGGGCAGGAAAGTCAGGATAAAGACTGTTCAGATTCCCTTACTTCTGTACACAGTAAAAGCCCAACTGAAGCAGAAGAGCAAGACTTGAGCTGCGACAACACTGTCATACCAGAAGACAGCAAAATCCTGTGCCAACTGCAAGCTGAAGACCAAAACAGCTGGGATGCCGGTGTATTGGAGTGCGGCAAAAACTCCTCCCTATCAGAAAGTCGTGGCAATAACTGCTGTACAGACCCGGCTATAGCAGAATCGAGTGCAGCGTCGCTGGTGCtggaaaaccaaggaaagagctgcgCTGCTGCCAAGAGCCTGGAGAGCGGTGGAAACGTGTCACCGCCTGAAGAACAGGGCAAGGACTTTGTGAATGCTGGCGTGGTGGAGGGAGGCGAGAGTTTCTCCGAACTGGAAAGCCAAGATCAAGAGTGCCCCAGCGCTGCCCAGGTGGAGCGTACCCAATGCCAGAACCCTCTAGAAGCCCAAAATGAGCCTCTGGCCACACCTGAGCCGGTCTGTGGTGCTGACCCGTCAGCTCCTGAGAACCAGAATGAGCTCTGGGAGGATGCTCCCCTGCAGAACCGCAGTGGGAAGGTGCCCGTGGCAGAAGAGGAGGACAAGGAGTGTTCAGGCTTGGCCGATGCGCTGCGTCGTGAGCTGCATTTGTCCGCAGGCGATAAAGAGGAGAGCGCGGCCGTCTGCGGACAGGGGAGCCTTGAGGACGACTGTACCGCAGAGCTCTTCGCAGAG atTGTGGGTTATTTAACCGTGAAGGACATAAGCATTGAGAAGATCAGCTTTGATTATTCCAACTACGGAGATGCACAGCTCAGCGAGGGGGATTTTGGCCACGTAACTGAAATCTATGACTTCTCCCCATCGCTGAAAACGGAGCATCTGTTAGAAGTGTTCTCGGATTTCCA CGAGAGTGGCTTCAAAATCCAGTGGGTGGATGATACGCACGCCCTGGGAATCTTCTCCAGCCTGTCTACAG CATCTCAAGCCCTGGGGCGACGTTATCCTTCTTTAAAGATCCGACCATTGATCCATGCAACAAAGCAGTCTAAAATCAAGGCACTTCAGCGACCAA
- the LOC128150402 gene encoding D(1) dopamine receptor-like, translating into MDGFYSSVEGDGQDVINDTSSRKSWAEEGNSKLSFRVVTAALLFLLILTTLLGNTLVCVAVVKFRHLRSKVTNFFVISLAVSDLFVAVLVMPWKAATEVAGFWPFGAFCDVWVAFDIMCSTASILNLCIISVDRYWAISNPFRYERKMTQHVAFTMIGVAWLLSLLISFIPVQLKWHKDRELLSQQEPGFNVTGEEENCDASLNRTYAISSSLVSFYIPVAIMIVTYTRIFRIAQRQIRRISSLERAVEHAQNCHSSDCPHDASLKNSFKKETKVLKTLSIIMGVFVFCWLPFFVLNCMVPFCNLDLREPGELPCVSKTVFNIFVWFGWANSSLNPIIYAFNADFRRAFATILGCGCLCPSNAVETVNLSNELVSYHNDTTYQKEVVTLSYPQLLPHAALQTENNEVSFDKVSQVSEPSHNTCPVDALPAVMHVECETAVSLEKITPFTSNAFD; encoded by the coding sequence ATGGATGGTTTTTACTCCTCCGTGGAAGGAGATGGGCAGGATGTGATCAATGACACCAGTAGTAGGAAGAGCTGGGCAGAGGAAGGCAACTCCAAGTTGTCCTTCCGTGTGGTGACAGCAGCCTTACTCTTCCTTCTTATCCTCACCACGCTCCTGGGTAACACCCTGGTGTGTGTGGCAGTGGTCAAGTTCAGACACTTGCGCTCTAAGGTCACCAATTTCTTCGTTATCTCCTTGGCAGTTTCTGATCTCTTTGTGGCTGTACTGGTGATGCCCTGGAAGGCTGCCACCGAGGTGGCCGGGTTCTGGCCCTTTGGGGCTTTCTGTGATGTTTGGGTGGCTTTTGATATCATGTGCTCCACAGCCTCTATCCTCAATTTGTGCATCATCAGCGTGGACCGTTACTGGGCCATTTCCAACCCCTTCCGCTATGAGAGGAAGATGACGCAGCACGTGGCTTTCACCATGATCGGAGTGGCTTGGCTACTGTCCCTCTTGATTTCCTTCATCCCTGTGCAGCTGAAGTGGCACAAGGATCGTGAGCTCCTTAGCCAACAGGAGCCAGGTTTTAACGTCACCGGGGAGGAGGAGAACTGTGATGCCAGCCTCAATAGGACTTACGCCATCTCATCTTCTCTCGTTAGCTTCTACATCCCTGTTGCCATCATGATTGTGACGTACACCCGCATCTTCCGCATTGCCCAGCGGCAGATCCGCAGGATTTCCTCCCTGGAGAGGGCGGTGGAACATGCCCAAAACTGCCACAGCAGCGACTGCCCTCACGACGCCTCCCTGAAGAACTCCTTCAAGAAGGAGACTAAGGTCCTCAAGACCCTCTCTATCATCATGGGCGTCTTTGTCTTTTGCTGGCTGCCCTTCTTCGTGCTCAACTGCATGGTGCCCTTCTGTAATCTCGACCTTCGTGAGCCAGGAGAGCTACCTTGTGTCAGCAAGACTGTCTTCAACATCTTCGTCTGGTTCGGGTGGGCCAACTCTTCCCTCAATCCTATCATCTATGCCTTCAATGCAGACTTTCGGAGAGCTTTTGCAACCATCCTGGGCTGTGGCTGCCTTTGCCCCAGCAATGCAGTGGAGACGGTGAACCTCAGCAATGAGCTGGTCTCCTACCACAACGACACCACGTATCAGAAGGAAGTGGTGACCCTCAGCTACCCCCAGCTTCTCcctcatgctgctttgcagacgGAAAACAACGAGGTGTCCTTTGACAAGGTTTCTCAGGTCTCTGAGCCCTCTCACAACACCTGCCCTGTGGATGCCTTGCCTGCAGTCATGCACGTGGAGTGTGAAACGGCTGTCTCGCTGGAGAAGATTACACCTTTCACCAGCAATGCATTCGATTGA
- the CHMP7 gene encoding charged multivesicular body protein 7, which yields MCSPGGEPPGPAPAGDLPPEWETDDERMAFLFSAFKQSREVNSTEWDSKMAFWVGLVLARGRRRGAVRTCLRDLQHGFERRGSLPLGLGTVLRELLRRGKLQRESDFMASVDSSWISWGVGVFILKPLKWTLSSVLGDSKIPEEEEVLIYVELLQEKAEEVYRLYQNSALSSHPVVALSELRSLCASVCPDERTFYLLLLQLQKEKRVTILEQNGEKIVKFARGLHAKVSPMNDVDIGVYQLMQSEQLLSQKVESLSQEAEKCKEDARSACRAGKKQLALRCLKSKRRTERRIEELHSKLDAVQGILDRIYASQTDQMVFNAYQAGVGALKLSMKDVTVEKAENLVDQIQELCDTQDEVAQTLAGVGINGLEMDTEELEKELDSLLQDSTKEPVDLPPVPQKVLNPPISDAELEAELEKLSVSDGDLAQKTPSASSESKTALGLNL from the exons ATGTGCAGCCCGGGGGGGGAGCCGCCtgggccggccccggcgggggacCTGCCGCCCGAGTGGGAGACGGACGACGAGCGTATGGCTTTCCTTTTCTCGGCCTTCAAGCAGAGCCGTGAGGTGAACAGCACCGAGTGGGACAGCAAGATGGCCTTCTGGGTCGGGTTGGTGCtggcccgcggccgccgccggggagcCGTGCGTACTTGCCTGCGAGACCTGCAGCACGGCTTCGAGCGGCGCGGCAGCCTCCCGCTCGGCCTCGGCACCGTCCTCCGGGAGCTCCTCAG ACGTGGCAAGCTGCAGAGGGAGTCAGACTTCATGGCCAGTGTAGACAGCAGCTGGATCTCCTGGGGTGTGGGAGTCTTCATTCTGAAGCCCCTGAAGTGGACTCTTTCCAGTGTGTTGGGTGACAGTAAAATACCTGAGGAGGAGGAAGTTCTGATTTATGTGGAGCTGCTTCAG GAGAAAGCAGAGGAAGTTTATCGCCTGTATCAGAACTCTGCGCTTTCTTCTCACCCTGTTGTTGCCCTGTCAGAGCTGCGTTCCCTCTGTGCCAGTGTTTGTCCAGATGAAAGGACGTTCTACTTGTTGCTTCTCcagctgcaaaaggaaaagagggtCACGATCCTGGAACAGAATGGAGAGAAG ATAGTGAAGTTTGCCCGAGGTCTTCATGCCAAAGTGTCCCCAATGAATGATGTGGACATTGGAGTATATCAGTTGATGCAAAGCGAACAGCTGCTGTCACAGAAGGTGGAGTCCCTTTCCCAGGAAGCAGAGAA GTGTAAAGAGGATGCCCGGAGTGCTTGTAGAGCTGGGAAAAAGCAATTG GCGCTGAGATGTTTGAAATCCAAACGAAGGACAGAAAGGCGCATTGAAGAGCTTCATTCCAAGCTGGATGCAGTGCAGGGGATCTTGGATCGTATATATGCCTCCCAGACTGACCAGATG gtatttaatGCCTATCAGGCTGGTGTGGGAGCTCTGAAACTGTCTATGAAGGATGTTACTGTGGAGAAGGCAGAGAACCTGGTGGATCAGATACAAGAG CTTTGTGATACTCAAGATGAAGTAGCCCAGACTCTGGCTGGAGTGGGGATCAATGGTCTAG AGATGGACACGGAGGAActtgagaaggagctggacagtCTCCTCCAGGACTCAACTAAGGAGCCTGTAGATCTGCCTCCTGTTCCCCAGAAGGTGCTGAATCCACCCATTTCTGATGCTGAGCTTGAAGCTGAGTTGGAAAAGCTCTCTGTTTCTGATGGAG ATTTGGCACAAAAGACTCCCTCTGCTTCCTCTGAATCCAAAACAGCTCTGGGACTGAATCTCTAA